Genomic DNA from Rhodothermales bacterium:
GGGCGGAAGCAGCCGCTGGGCTTCATTGAGTCGACCACCGAGAACGCGATCGCCATCCAGGGCCTCTTCCGCGACCTGATCGGACGCGGCTTGCGGTTCGAGGAGGGCCTGCTCTGCGTGATCGATGGGGCCAAGGGGCTCTACAAGGCCGTTCAGAAGACCTTCGGCGTCCATGCACAGGTTCAGCGCTGCCAGTGGCACAAGCGGGAGAACGTGGTCGGCTACTTGGCCAAAAAGGATCAAGACATCTACCGCCGCCGTCTGGGAGCGGCCTATCGCAAGACCGACTACCCGGCGGCCAAAGAAGCCTTGATGGCCATCCATACCGAACTAGAGGGGCTCAACCGTTCGGCCGCCCGCAGCCTGATGGAAGGGCTGGAAGAGACGCTGACGCTCCATCGCCTGGGAGTCTTCGCCGAGGTGGGCAAGAGCCTCAAGACCACCAACGGCATCGAGAATCTCAACAGCCAACTCACCAAGTACATCGGACGCGTCAAGAACTGGATGAGCTCGGATCAGCGTCAGCGGTGGGTGGCGATGGGCTTGCTGCAGGTAGAGAAAAAGATGAACCGAATCGAGGGCTGGCAAAGCCTCGACCTGCTTAGAGCAGCCCTCCAACAACAGATCCCAAACTCAGAAACACCCGCCGAAAACGAGCCCCTCGCTGACGAAAGTTTCAACTAGGATTGACTCTTCGCCGCGCTGGGACCACGCGGAGTGGAATGGCACCCCCGGATTACACTACGGCGAGCGCTGGAGCCACGCCGACGTGGAATAGCACCCCCGGATTACACCACGCCCGGCGCTGGGACCACCCCGACGTGGAATAGCACCCCCCAAATACACCTGGTCGAGCGCTGCGGCGCGTTCGGGGCCTGGCTGGGCGCTGGGGCGCGGCTGCGCCATCGACACGGGCCGGCGCGGCGGGGCGCCGCTGTCCCCGAAAGTGGAATTGCGCCCCCGGATTACACCTGGCGGAGCGCTGAAATCGCCCCGCAGTGGAATAGCACCCCCGCATTACACTACGCCGAGCGCTGAAACCGCGCCGACGTGGAATAGCACCCCCCAATTACACCTACCGAGCGCTGGGGCGCGTTCTGGGCCTCGCGGGGCGCTGAGGCGGCGCGGCTGGGCGCGGCACCGGCGAGGCGGGGCGCGGCGAACGGGCGCGGCGCTGGGGCCATCGGGGCCTGCGACATCGGCCCGCGGGGCGCGATGGCGGCGGGCCGGCGCGCCGGCGCCAGGGCGAAATAGCACCCCCGCATCACACCACGCCAAGCGCCGCGGAGCAGGTGCGCGTCGATTCCGCCCCGGCCCGAACTCAGCGCCTGCCGAACTCCGTCGCCGGAAGCGAGCGCAGATACTCCCACATCGCGGTCTTTTCGAGGTCCGACATGCGGGCGTAGCCTTCGGTCGGCATGAAGGGGTCGATCTGACTGCCGTCGGGCCTCAGCCCGGTGTTCATGGCATGAACAAAGTCGTCGTAGGTCCAGGTGCCAAGTCCGGTATCATGGGGAGTGAGGTTGGTGGGCACAGCCATATCCGGCGGCGCGCCGGGAATCGGACCGCCAGCCAAACCCTGGCCATGGCACCCTTTGCATGAAAGCGCCAGAAAGGCCCCGTACCGTGCCGTGGGCTCCGGATCGGGGGCAGTTCCCATATCCAGGTGCGCGGCCTGGGCTGCACTGCGCAATTCCATCATGCCGAACTTCGTGATCAGTTTGCCGAGCGTGCCTACCTGAGAGGGCTCGCGCTGCGCGTCCACCGGTGGGAGACTGCGTACGTAGGAAACCACGGCCTGGAGGTCCGCATCGGACCACCACACGTGCTCTTCGGACGGCATGAACAACAGGGAATGACCGTCCTTGCGCACTCCGTACCGAATGGCGCGGGCCAATTCGGCATCTGAGTACTCACTCCCGACGCCACCCTGGCCGGTGGTCAGGTTGGAGGGAATCATCACACCGAGCGGTCCCATGTCCTCCACCATCCCGCCGGACAGATCGGGCCCGTGGCAGCCGGCGCAGCCACCATACGAATTGGCAATGTGTGCGCCTCGCGCAAGGACTGCGGAATCCGCCACTGCCACAAGGTCCACCGCCGGTGCCTCAACCGGTGACTCCATGTAGCTGTTGAACGAGTAGATCTGGTAGCCGACGAAG
This window encodes:
- a CDS encoding transposase; translated protein: GRKQPLGFIESTTENAIAIQGLFRDLIGRGLRFEEGLLCVIDGAKGLYKAVQKTFGVHAQVQRCQWHKRENVVGYLAKKDQDIYRRRLGAAYRKTDYPAAKEALMAIHTELEGLNRSAARSLMEGLEETLTLHRLGVFAEVGKSLKTTNGIENLNSQLTKYIGRVKNWMSSDQRQRWVAMGLLQVEKKMNRIEGWQSLDLLRAALQQQIPNSETPAENEPLADESFN
- a CDS encoding c-type cytochrome, whose protein sequence is MKRFLKWAGASVLGLVVILVAFVGYQIYSFNSYMESPVEAPAVDLVAVADSAVLARGAHIANSYGGCAGCHGPDLSGGMVEDMGPLGVMIPSNLTTGQGGVGSEYSDAELARAIRYGVRKDGHSLLFMPSEEHVWWSDADLQAVVSYVRSLPPVDAQREPSQVGTLGKLITKFGMMELRSAAQAAHLDMGTAPDPEPTARYGAFLALSCKGCHGQGLAGGPIPGAPPDMAVPTNLTPHDTGLGTWTYDDFVHAMNTGLRPDGSQIDPFMPTEGYARMSDLEKTAMWEYLRSLPATEFGRR